The Methylomagnum ishizawai genome has a window encoding:
- a CDS encoding AAA family ATPase — MKILAIRGKNLASLAGEFQVDFRMEPLASAGLFAICGPTGAGKSTLLDALCLALYNRTPRLAGVPGQGVELPDVKDSPIGQQDTRNLLRRGAGEGYAEVEFLGNDGHEYRARWSVWRANRKPGNKLQAVDMSLVKLPEAIAIGARKTEVLPEIEQRLGLSFEQFRRAVLLAQNEFAAFLKADDAERGKLLETLTGTQIYSLLSRKAHERDKEEQAKLKELQARLEGHKPLDPAERRAHEAEHAAAVEATARLETERDTLESHLRWHGEWSEAQANEAAALARHQDNERHHAEAEPRRRFLARLAQVRAAATPLRAADEAEAQVETARAEAARLEAEAEAAEQTRAQAATALESARAATLAAQQAQAAAAPDLERAKALDTETALTAQTHAERARELETARAALAQAEQQFAASRTEQAATTQEYETTAAWLAADKQAITRKLSEAWPRWDELLRSAGIQERETVAALAQQSQAARDVETSLNAREQARLAREQEERAAQAAETGYQAAERTSAGFDGEKLAGERRALDARRDDLARAEKLWRGYAEAETRRAELEQQRDRLDQDRAAATAELARIAADKPGTEARAHQAQHALDTAKLACAENIEQLRGQLAPGQPCPVCGSPEHPYAQEAPALRAVLDALAQAATAQRQALETLLDQERGQRAALALCQKQAADIQPALDRLAHDTARLAATWTAEPLAGELAEIPEPGRPGWFATQLAAVNTARADLETRETAARRAQAALDTARQIRDTAREALNLARQRETAAETARARHQDALGQAEALALQAAERRDRSLADLAQILPDSGWQDPWRADPGGFHAKLKQRVDIYQARQRQRDALKQRLEILAATLGSQQAAQQKALDQHREAERIFQDIDRRLSQQRGERARLFDGASTAAVENTLRQALEAAQDRERTATRTAEQARTQATTAHTRLDSAHHRLGQHEQAARTRADALAEWLAHFNAERPQEPALDLAGLRQLLGHDAPWIETERLALQALADALRETRAIAEERRQRRLAIEQRRATPATADSLRGRLALLAEELKAADTRRVELAALLRADDQRQAQTAALLAGIGQQAASARLWGQLNELIGSHDGKKFRNYAQQLSLEVLIAYANRHLADLSRRYRLRRVPDKLALMVEDRDMADEVRSVHSLSGGESFLVSLALALGLAALSSNKVRVESLFIDEGFGSLDSDTLRVAMDALDCLHAQGRKVGVISHVQEMTERIGTRVQVKRLAGGKSRVYIG; from the coding sequence ATGAAAATCCTGGCGATACGCGGCAAGAACCTCGCCTCGCTGGCGGGGGAATTCCAGGTGGATTTCCGCATGGAACCTTTGGCCTCGGCGGGTTTGTTCGCCATCTGCGGCCCCACCGGCGCGGGCAAAAGCACCTTGCTCGACGCGCTCTGCCTCGCGCTCTACAACCGCACGCCGCGCCTCGCCGGGGTGCCGGGCCAGGGCGTGGAATTGCCGGACGTGAAGGATTCGCCCATCGGCCAGCAGGACACCCGCAACCTCCTGCGGCGCGGGGCGGGCGAAGGCTATGCCGAGGTCGAATTCCTGGGCAACGATGGCCACGAATACCGCGCCCGCTGGTCGGTATGGCGGGCCAACCGCAAGCCCGGCAACAAGCTGCAAGCCGTGGACATGAGCCTCGTCAAACTGCCGGAAGCCATCGCCATCGGTGCCCGCAAGACCGAAGTCCTGCCCGAGATCGAACAGCGCCTGGGACTCAGCTTCGAGCAATTCCGCCGCGCCGTGCTATTGGCCCAGAACGAATTCGCCGCCTTCCTCAAGGCCGACGACGCCGAGCGCGGCAAGCTGTTGGAAACCCTGACCGGCACCCAGATTTATAGCCTGCTGTCGCGCAAGGCCCACGAACGCGACAAGGAGGAACAGGCCAAGCTGAAGGAACTCCAGGCCCGGTTGGAAGGCCACAAGCCGCTGGACCCCGCCGAGCGCCGCGCCCACGAAGCCGAACACGCCGCCGCCGTGGAAGCCACCGCCCGGCTCGAAACCGAGCGCGACACGCTGGAAAGCCATCTGCGCTGGCACGGGGAATGGTCGGAAGCCCAGGCCAACGAAGCCGCCGCCCTTGCCCGCCACCAAGACAACGAGCGCCATCACGCCGAAGCCGAACCGCGCCGCCGCTTCCTGGCCCGGCTCGCCCAGGTGCGAGCGGCGGCAACCCCGCTCCGCGCCGCCGACGAAGCGGAGGCCCAAGTCGAAACCGCCCGCGCCGAAGCCGCCCGCCTCGAAGCCGAAGCCGAAGCCGCCGAACAAACCCGCGCCCAGGCCGCAACCGCCCTGGAGTCCGCCCGCGCCGCCACGCTCGCCGCCCAACAGGCCCAAGCCGCCGCCGCGCCCGACCTGGAACGGGCCAAAGCGCTGGACACGGAAACCGCCCTCACGGCCCAGACCCACGCCGAACGCGCCCGCGAACTGGAAACCGCCCGCGCCGCCTTGGCCCAAGCCGAACAGCAGTTCGCCGCCTCCCGGACCGAACAAGCCGCGACCACCCAGGAATACGAAACCACCGCCGCTTGGCTGGCGGCGGACAAGCAAGCCATCACCCGGAAGTTGTCGGAAGCCTGGCCGCGCTGGGATGAATTGCTCCGATCCGCCGGTATCCAAGAGCGGGAAACCGTCGCCGCCCTCGCCCAGCAATCCCAAGCCGCCCGCGACGTGGAAACCAGCCTGAACGCACGGGAACAAGCCCGCCTAGCCCGCGAACAGGAAGAACGCGCCGCCCAAGCCGCCGAAACCGGATACCAAGCCGCCGAACGCACCAGCGCCGGTTTCGACGGGGAAAAACTGGCCGGGGAACGCCGCGCCCTGGACGCCCGGCGCGACGACTTGGCGCGGGCGGAAAAGCTGTGGCGGGGCTACGCCGAAGCCGAAACCCGCCGCGCCGAACTCGAACAGCAACGCGACCGCCTGGACCAAGACCGCGCCGCCGCCACCGCCGAACTCGCCCGCATCGCCGCCGACAAACCCGGCACCGAAGCCCGCGCCCACCAAGCCCAACACGCCCTCGACACCGCCAAGCTGGCCTGTGCCGAAAATATCGAGCAATTGCGCGGCCAGTTGGCACCGGGCCAACCCTGCCCGGTCTGCGGCTCGCCCGAACATCCCTACGCCCAGGAAGCACCGGCCCTGCGCGCCGTGCTGGACGCGCTCGCGCAAGCCGCCACCGCGCAACGGCAAGCCCTGGAAACCCTTCTGGACCAGGAACGCGGCCAACGTGCCGCGCTGGCCCTCTGCCAAAAACAAGCCGCAGACATCCAACCCGCCCTGGACCGGCTCGCACACGACACCGCCCGGCTGGCCGCGACGTGGACGGCGGAACCCTTGGCCGGAGAACTGGCGGAAATCCCGGAACCCGGCCGCCCCGGCTGGTTCGCCACCCAACTGGCGGCGGTCAACACGGCGCGGGCCGACCTGGAAACACGGGAAACCGCCGCCCGCCGCGCCCAGGCCGCGCTCGACACCGCCCGCCAAATCCGCGACACCGCCCGCGAGGCGCTGAACCTGGCCCGGCAGCGCGAAACCGCCGCCGAAACCGCCCGCGCCCGCCACCAGGACGCCCTGGGCCAAGCCGAAGCCCTCGCCCTGCAAGCGGCGGAACGGCGCGACCGCTCGCTGGCCGACCTCGCCCAAATCCTGCCGGACTCCGGCTGGCAAGACCCTTGGCGGGCCGATCCCGGCGGTTTCCATGCCAAGCTCAAGCAGCGGGTGGATATCTACCAAGCGCGGCAACGCCAGCGCGACGCACTGAAACAGCGGCTCGAAATCCTGGCCGCGACCCTCGGTTCCCAACAAGCGGCGCAACAAAAAGCCCTCGACCAGCACCGGGAGGCCGAACGGATTTTCCAGGACATCGACCGCCGCTTGAGCCAACAACGCGGCGAACGCGCCCGGCTATTCGACGGCGCATCCACGGCGGCGGTGGAAAACACCCTGCGGCAAGCCCTGGAAGCCGCCCAAGACCGGGAACGAACCGCCACCCGAACAGCGGAGCAAGCCCGCACCCAGGCCACCACCGCGCACACCCGCCTGGATTCGGCCCACCACCGGCTCGGCCAGCATGAACAAGCGGCCCGGACCCGCGCCGACGCCCTGGCTGAATGGCTGGCCCACTTCAACGCCGAGCGCCCGCAAGAACCCGCCCTCGACCTGGCCGGACTGCGCCAACTCCTGGGCCACGACGCCCCCTGGATCGAAACCGAACGCCTAGCCCTGCAAGCCCTCGCCGACGCCCTGCGGGAGACCCGCGCCATCGCCGAGGAACGCCGCCAGCGCCGCCTCGCCATCGAACAACGCCGCGCCACCCCGGCCACGGCGGACAGCCTGCGCGGACGCCTCGCCCTCCTGGCCGAAGAACTCAAGGCCGCCGACACCCGCCGGGTGGAACTCGCGGCCCTGCTCCGCGCCGACGACCAGCGCCAAGCCCAGACCGCCGCCCTCCTGGCCGGGATCGGACAGCAAGCGGCCAGCGCCCGGCTCTGGGGCCAGCTCAACGAGTTGATCGGTTCGCACGATGGCAAGAAATTCCGCAACTACGCCCAGCAGCTCAGCCTGGAGGTGCTGATCGCCTACGCCAACCGCCATCTGGCCGACCTATCGCGGCGCTACCGGCTCAGGCGGGTGCCGGACAAGCTGGCCCTGATGGTGGAGGACCGGGACATGGCCGACGAGGTGCGCTCGGTGCATTCGCTGTCGGGCGGGGAATCGTTCCTGGTGTCTCTGGCCCTGGCCCTGGGGCTGGCCGCGCTGTCCTCGAACAAGGTGCGGGTGGAATCGCTGTTCATCGACGAGGGCTTCGGCAGCCTCGACAGCGACACCCTGCGCGTCGCCATGGACGCCCTGGATTGCCTGCACGCACAGGGGCGGAAGGTGGGGGTCATCTCCCATGTGCAGGAGATGACCGAGCGGATCGGGACGCGGGTCCAGGTCAAACGCCTGGCGGGGGGGAAAAGCCGGGTGTACATCGGCTGA
- a CDS encoding ankyrin repeat domain-containing protein codes for MIQQISIAAASALVRQKSPVILDVRDAAAYGDARIPGAIHATLSTIQSTVKKFRRDMPLLIYCYRGNNSLDCARLLANCGFSEVYSLEGGFYAWQKAGQAIEGPPRGPAVVKLNPVAEWLLEQGGDPGDANHPLPCGTPPLIKACQRGLADIVRGLVEAGADLRRADAYGNDALWAACYSDDVKTIAALLEAGIDINRRNPAGATGLIYAASAGKTEAVAYLLEAGADAQIKTQDDFTALDLAANLDILNLLRRGRRRLAGVERAGVSRCTPGFSPPPGV; via the coding sequence ATGATTCAGCAAATTTCCATAGCGGCGGCCTCCGCGCTGGTCCGCCAAAAATCCCCGGTGATCCTCGATGTGCGCGATGCCGCCGCCTACGGCGACGCCCGCATTCCCGGCGCCATCCATGCCACCCTCTCGACCATACAATCCACGGTCAAGAAGTTCCGACGCGATATGCCCTTGTTGATCTATTGCTACCGGGGCAATAACAGCCTGGATTGCGCCCGCTTGCTGGCGAACTGCGGCTTCAGCGAGGTGTACAGCCTGGAGGGGGGGTTCTACGCCTGGCAGAAGGCGGGGCAGGCCATCGAGGGTCCGCCGCGCGGTCCCGCCGTGGTCAAGCTCAACCCGGTGGCGGAATGGCTGCTGGAACAGGGCGGCGATCCCGGCGACGCCAATCATCCCCTGCCTTGCGGCACCCCGCCCTTGATCAAGGCCTGCCAGCGCGGCTTGGCGGATATCGTCCGGGGCTTGGTCGAGGCCGGGGCCGACCTCCGCCGCGCCGACGCCTATGGCAACGACGCCCTGTGGGCCGCGTGTTATAGCGACGACGTGAAGACCATCGCCGCCTTGCTGGAGGCCGGGATCGATATCAACCGGCGCAATCCGGCGGGGGCGACCGGCCTGATCTACGCCGCCTCGGCGGGCAAGACCGAGGCCGTGGCCTATCTGCTGGAGGCCGGGGCCGACGCCCAGATCAAGACCCAGGACGATTTCACCGCCCTGGATTTGGCGGCGAACCTCGATATCCTCAACCTGCTGCGGCGCGGGCGGCGGCGCTTGGCCGGGGTGGAACGGGCCGGCGTCAGCCGATGTACACCCGGCTTTTCCCCCCCGCCAGGCGTTTGA
- a CDS encoding response regulator produces the protein MKTQSDNPGLHSMPSARVAALGFGAMDMERLNRMFQTPRPGARRYAIVPPGERDSFDILLVNCDEPAIQRDRDTLLRNHSQAIWVAVGHGSADCAPEHQLRGMLIATKVLGLLDRLPLAQPQPAPVAAAPAPETLPGYRALVVDDSLAIQKSLEFNLATLERIAAVDFADDGESALAKAESTHYDLIFLDVMMPGIDGYETCARLRKRPAYKKTPIIMVSAKTSPLDEVKGVISGCTTYLNKPIQPEAFHKLGRRILGWLENYRADSGPTPPRP, from the coding sequence ATGAAAACACAGAGTGACAATCCGGGTTTGCACAGCATGCCAAGCGCCAGGGTCGCGGCGCTGGGATTCGGCGCGATGGATATGGAGCGGCTGAACCGCATGTTCCAAACCCCCCGTCCCGGCGCGAGGCGCTACGCCATCGTACCGCCCGGCGAACGGGACTCCTTCGACATACTCCTGGTCAATTGCGACGAACCGGCCATCCAGCGCGACCGCGACACCCTGCTCCGCAACCATTCCCAAGCCATCTGGGTCGCGGTCGGCCACGGCAGCGCCGACTGCGCCCCGGAACACCAACTGCGCGGCATGCTCATCGCCACCAAGGTGCTGGGCCTGTTGGACCGGCTGCCGCTCGCCCAGCCGCAACCGGCCCCCGTGGCGGCGGCCCCGGCCCCGGAAACCCTGCCCGGCTACCGGGCCCTGGTGGTGGACGACAGCCTGGCGATCCAGAAATCCCTGGAATTCAACCTCGCGACCCTGGAACGGATCGCCGCCGTCGATTTCGCCGACGACGGGGAAAGCGCCCTGGCCAAGGCCGAATCCACCCATTACGACCTGATCTTCCTGGACGTGATGATGCCGGGGATCGATGGCTATGAAACCTGCGCCCGGCTACGCAAGCGCCCGGCCTACAAGAAAACCCCGATCATCATGGTCTCGGCCAAGACCTCGCCGCTGGACGAGGTCAAAGGGGTCATCTCCGGCTGTACCACCTACCTGAACAAGCCCATCCAACCGGAAGCCTTCCACAAGCTCGGCCGCCGCATCCTGGGTTGGCTGGAAAACTACCGGGCCGATAGCGGACCCACCCCCCCACGCCCATAG
- a CDS encoding response regulator: MTVKKILICDDSATDLARLQQVLHEAGHTLLTTTSGEEAVNRAKREQPDAIFLDIVMPGMDGFAVCRSLHTDQDTKHIPVVFVSTKHQKADQVWAKMQGAKGIVGKPYEGREILEILEML, translated from the coding sequence ATGACCGTCAAAAAAATATTGATCTGCGACGATTCCGCCACCGACCTCGCCCGCCTGCAACAAGTCCTGCACGAGGCGGGGCATACCCTGCTGACCACCACCAGCGGGGAAGAGGCCGTCAACCGCGCCAAGCGGGAACAGCCCGACGCCATTTTCCTCGACATCGTCATGCCCGGCATGGACGGCTTCGCCGTCTGCCGGAGCCTGCACACCGACCAGGATACCAAGCACATCCCGGTGGTCTTCGTCAGTACCAAGCACCAGAAGGCCGACCAGGTTTGGGCGAAGATGCAGGGCGCGAAAGGCATCGTCGGCAAGCCCTACGAAGGGCGCGAAATCCTCGAAATATTAGAGATGCTCTAA